The Rosa rugosa chromosome 1, drRosRugo1.1, whole genome shotgun sequence genomic sequence TGGCCTCCAAATCGATCGATGACCTCCCATGCCGGCCATGCATAGGTCAAAATCtgtaaaatgaataaaagttcttTGGTCCATCGTAGCTAAAGTCATCCGATTTTCCAGGTACTAAGAATTGAGGTTGAGTATGTACGTAGTTTCCATAAATTTGAGAGCAACGAATTGTTGGAGAATATAGAATTTCACGTCAATTTTTTTACCTTGATTATTTTCGTCTATTGTCTCCGTATTGCAATCGGTCTGGTGCTGAATAATTCCACATGCAATGAATTCCCATAAATAACTTTCTTAAATTGTAATTCATGTGAAAGTTTTTCTCAATAAACCAAGATTACTCTAaactctctctatctctgtcTCCTAGAGAAACCCTAAGGCCAGATTTTTTCCGTTTTGAGAAATCGTTCTCGTCCGGCAGCGCCTGGACGTCTGGGCTGGCCTCCAGTCTCGCCGCCGTCTTGGGGTCTACTGCTGAACGGGTGATCGATGTCAACTGCTCATAGGGGCTCCGTCAGAGGGGGGGGGGTTTGCTTGGGGCTTTGTCAGATGGTTTCGACTGGGTTGGTGTGAGGCGGTGATCTTGCTGTACAGGACCGGCGATCGATCCCCGCTGACAGTTTCTTGGATCGACGACACCATGGGTCTGAATCGATTGCGGTGTGGGGTTGTGAGGACCTAGATCGGGGATGATGTTTTTCATGGTGGCGTAGGTTGTGGCGGCGTGGCTCGTGGCTGTTTGAGTCGCGGGCGATGAGAGGCCGTGGCGGCGTGGATTGTAGCGGCGCCCGGGCAGACTGCTACGTAAGACGGGGGTGATGGAAATGGAGACGGGTTATGGCCCAAACCAGGCTTGATGGACCTTTCGTGAAATTTCCTTTGTTGTCTGCCCTCTTGGGCTTAGAGTTTTTGGGCTGGGGTTTTGCCCTAGTTTATTAATTATGTTTTAGTATAGTcttttacaataatttccttttaGGAAGCTAATGCACGTTATATGCACTCTATATATCTCTAGCGCATCTGGATTAGTACAAAAGGATGATCcccgctatgtctacgtacATGAATATCTAATGAATGAGTCTATTTCTACGTACCACTATAGGTACTgtcactatcttcttgtctgtctgtaAATGGCAACAGAATGGTATGtgatgcagaacagatggcagcccaatttgaagaacagttggatcgtgctaaaggaggaaaacgaaaagtgactagtagacgcgaaacagctCCACGGAGTCCCtttgggacgcaccttacctttccggaaagggaatcgcgccagaaatcaaactcTTTGCTTTGCCACGACCTGtgacctttttcgggctttcggggtcgtttaggacctcaaaactgcatttttctattttccggtgttttggttttcctagttattttcgggttgtttttgtttttacccatgggctttagggtttcattgttagtcgccctagggtttattttcttataaataagccgccttaaggctgcagaacgcatcttttatcttattatcaataaaattgagattattctctttttatctctggtggactccagaacccttttgtttaggtttattgctggtaaacctagttatcaatccatctgcgtcaggtggtatcagagcaggtcttccctATCTCTCCTATTTACCTTGGTAGCAATGGGTGAAGTTACAAAATCAGATATCGAAGCTCTCGCAGCAGCGTTTACCGCTGCCATCAACACCATGAACAATCGGATGGACCAACAGATTGGAGAAATTCGTGGGTTGTTGGGAGAGAGAAACAACCATAACAACAACGGTCAGAATAGAGACAGGGAAGGAGGCCAGCGAATTAGGGCTCCACGTAGAGAGGTTGTTGTTCATACTTCAGAATCTGAGTCTGAAGAAGAGGTTGGGCAATATGAACCACAAGGACAAGCTGACCAAgattacaaagtcaaggccgaaattcctttcttttcggGCAACTTGGGTGTAGAAGATTATCTAGATTGGCAGCTTCAGGTGGACAGGTTCTTTGAGATTATGGAAGTTCCTGAACACAAGCAGGTTAAGCATGTTGCATGGAGATTGAAGAGTACTGCTGCAGTTTGGTGGGATAAATTGCAGAACACTCGAAAGAAGCAGAGGAAGCAGGGTGTTAAGACATGGCGAAGAATGAAGCAGTTGATGATGGAGAGGTTCTTGTCGGACGATTATGAGCAGATTCTGTACAGGTTGTATATTGAATGTGTCCAGGGAACTAGGACAGTGGCTGATTACACCGCTGAGTTCTTACGCTACTCAGAGCCTAATGAACTAGGAGAAACTGAAGGCCAGAAGGTGGCTCGCTATGTCAGTGGGCTGAAACCTTCCATTCAGGACAAAATTGGGTTACAAACTGTTCATACTATGGCACAAGCTTCGAACTTAGCATTGAAGACAAAGTTGTTAGAGAAGCCTTCacgagcttcttctttccagagataTAACTATCAAAGGAGTACAGCTTTAGCAAACGCCTCGACTGACAAGGGTAAAACCACACTGCAGAAAACAGAAGGCGCTTTTAGGACTTCCAACCCTTCTTTTAAAGGGGCTGGCAGTTCTAGTGGTGCTCAAAACAGGGCCCCGAACCAGAGGCTTAATAATCCTTATGCTAGGCCTACAACAGAAATTTGTTATCGATGCAACAAGCCTGGTCATAGATCTAATGTATGCCCTGAGAGGAGAACTGCCCTTATAGATGATtatgatgaggaagaagaagaagttggaaGAGATGGCGATTATGATGGGGCTGAGTTTGCGGAGGAGGAGTCCCCTGAAAAGGTTAATATTGTGTTGCAGCGAGTACTATTATGTCCTAAAGAGGAGGGGCAGCGACGCAATATTTTCAGGTCTCTTTGTTCCATTAATAACAAAGTGTGCAATTTAATTGTGGATAATGGAAGCTGCGAAAATTTTGTAGCCAAGAAACTGGTGGAGTATTTGCAGTTACCTACGCAGCCTCATGATGCACCTTATTCCCTCGGGTGGGTCAAGAAAGGTCCACAAGTTCGAGTTGTTGAATCCTGCAAAGTACCGGTATCCATTGgtaagcattataaagatgaagtTATGTGCGACattattgatatggatgcttgtcatatTTTGTTTGGACGACCTTGGCAATATGATGTGGATGTGACGTATAAAGGCAGGGATAATGTGATGTTTTTTATGTggaaaaaccataaaattgcTATGGCTCCTGTGTGTCAAATTGAGAAATTTGGTGGAAAGAAAGGGGAGAGTTTTCTGACCTTGTCTAGCAGTGAATTTGAGATGGAGGAGGCCTTTAAAGAATCTGAGATTTTCTGTCCAGTGATGATTAAGGGGTTGTTGGCTGCAGAAAAGGAAGAGGTGGTGATTCCTAACGAAGTGCAGAATATGTTGGGAGAGTTTGAAGAGTTGATCGCGGATGAGTTGCCCAACGAGTTACCACCTATGAGAGACATTCAGCATCAGATTGATTTGGTGCCTGGAGCTAGCTTGCCCAATCTGCCACATTACCGAATGAGTCCCAAGGAGAATGAGATTCTGAGAGAACAAATTGAAGACTTGTTGAAGAAAGGGTTCATTCGAGAGAGTATGAGTCCTTGTGCAGTTCCAGTCCTCCTTGTTCCTAAGAAGGGCAAtcaatggcggatgtgtgttgatagcAGGGCCATTAATAAGATAATTGTGAAGTACAGGTTTCCTATTCCTCGTTTGGAAGACATGCTTGATGAGCTAGAGGGTTCCAAAGTGTTTACCAAGATAGACCTTCGTAGTGGATACCACCAGATTCGAATCAAGCCAGGAGATGAATGGAAGACAGCTTTTAAGAGCAAGGATGGCTTGTACGAGTGGATGGTTATGCCATTCGGATTGACTAATGCACCCAGCACCTTTATGAGGCTTATGAACCAGGTTCTTCGTTCTTTTATTGGTTCCTTTGTAGTGGTGTATTTTGATGATATACTGATATATAGCAggaccaaagaagaacatcTGGTACACTTGAAGCAGGTTTTGGGAGCTTTACAGGAGAATAAACTGTACATCAACCTGAAAAAGTGTACATTCTGCACCAgcaagttattatttctgggATTTGTtgttggagaagaaggcattCAGGTTGATGAAGAGAAGGTACGAGCTATAAGAGAATGGCCAGCTCCAAAAACAGCTTCTGAGGTGCGGAGCTTTCATGGTTTAGCTACCTTCTACAGGAGGTTTGTGAAGAATTTCAGTACCATTACTGCCCCTATTACTGAATGTTTGAAGAAAGGCAAATTCCAGTGGGGAGAGGAGCAAGAGAAGAGTTTTGCCTTGATCAAGGAGAAACTTTGTACTGCACCAGTTCTCGCTCTTCCTAATTTTGATAAGGTTTTTGAGGTTGAATGTGATGCTAGTGGCATGGGAGTAGGTGCTGTATTGTCACAAGAGAAGAAACCAGTAGCATTCTTTAGTGAAAAGCTGAGCGAAGCTCGTCAGAAGTGGAGTACTTATGATCAAGAATTTTATGCAGTGTTCCGGGCATTGAGGCAATGGGAGCACTACCTGATTCAGAGAGAATTTGTACTGTTCACGGATCATCAAGCCTTGAAGTACCTTAACAGTCAGAAAACTGTGAATAAGATGCATGCAAGGTGGGtgagttttctgcagaaattcccttttgtgattcaacataaatctggtactcttaatagggtggcagatgctttgagtaggagggCTTCCTTGCTGGTCACTTTAGCCCAGGAGATTGTGGGGTTTGAGCTCTTGAAAGAGTTGTATGAGGAAGTGTACATACCatttatattacataccgccaagcataatcaacgacctcataggtgggccccacgacatggctagccccgcctatggcatgcatccgataggccgacacccgagctacgttgtcatggtggaggtcggtcggtacctcgtagggaggccaccctcccatgctctccaagaggcttcaagagaagcaatatatgtattatagtcccacatcgaggatatgtaaatagagtgggacttcccttagctataaagggaagtcctcccattcttagaagggatggatccatgatccctatacttgtattactacaaaggtcacttggcctcactcatagtaaactatctaagtggacgtagccttgcctcaagagcaaggtgaaccactatacatgcttgtgtccctctctctctccccatcatgcttcttagttaccgtattctcacacagaaacattggcgccgtctgtgggaatcgaTACAAAAAGTCATGTTGCTCTTCCCGCTCATATTCAGCTCGCCCATGATACCTATCATGCTTCATAGAAGGAGGGTCCCTAGGGGTTAGGGTACaagcctccgaccttgagcaagagtcatggatgggtaccaagagtcatgtacgggtaccacAGGTCATCGGGTACATGGGTACATGCAAGACACCCCACCTCCCTCCCCAAGCCTCCAACGAGCCATCCGGTACTACGAGCCATCCGGTACTCTAGCCATCCGGTACTTGAGCCATCGGGTACATGAGTCACCCTCTACTCCCAAGCTCCACTCCTCCGGGACTCATGAGTAGGCAGGTACGCACAGGACCCCGTACCCTTACTTCTACAACCAAGGTCCACTTTCAAAAGTTCCCGTCCGGGACTCTTTGAGAAGACCCCGCTTTTGGTCCTCTTCCAATATCCTCATCACTACCTTGGTCAACGAACCATCTATCCGGCACTTTGGATACCCGCACCGTCCGGGACCTCTTTGATTTCTAATCCTCCCAGTATCTCATCAACATCTCGGTGACGGTCACCGCTGCAAGTAGCCAAGCTTCTCAACTCGTCCGCGTACCAGTAACCAACCCCGGAGACCGATGCATTTGTCTCTTCACCGGCATCACCCATCCATGTCTTCGGCAACATCCTCCATTCTCGGTGACTTACCAGAATGGAACCAAATTTGAATCCTGGTAATCTCTCCACCTCTCCGTGACCCAACTTGAATGCTTCCAGCACCCCAACTTCCCGGTCCCTCTTTCAAGCAGCGATGATCTTCCAGCGACCCACCACTCGGTCTCGGTCTCGGTACTGGTAGCAATCTCAGAAGCATCTCTCGGTGACTCACCAGTAACTCCATCACCCCACGGCTAGCTCCCGCCCGGTAACTAACCACGAGTCTCAGCGGAACACCCCTCCCGGCATCAATTTTGCCACTCGGCATCGATACTTTGCAAGTCTTTAGCGTGGTGGTTTCACCGGTACTTTGCTTAATGCATCCTCAGCGGCAGTGGCGGACGCACAGTGGGACGAGTGGGGGCAGCTGCCCCCACTGAGCTTTTGACATTTGGCAACTGagcattttttttatatatatattgacatatGCAACTGACCTGCCCCCATTGAGCTTCCAGAGATGTTTCctttctaatatatatatatatatatatacatatatatatattgacatatGCAACCGTGCATCTCACCAAATCTCtatcattcatatatatttttatatatgcaAAGGCTAACCCCTTTCCCCAGAGTCCCAGACGACCCCagaccttttcttcttctgtttgttCTACTGAGAATCCCCAAACAACCGAACTCAGTACTCAAACAACCAAACTCAATACTTCCAGTCTTTGATTCGAGTCCGACGTCATCGACTCTTTTAGTTTTCCATATCTGCTCTTCTGCAACTCAGCCTTGGATTGATCATTGATGTATCTTAAAGGTTACTTCTTTATCTTCTAGTTTACTTCCTAAATATATGACTTTGTTGATTAGATTAAGTTACTCTGTTTTTATGAAAATTGCAGTTGTGAAAGATTAAAGATGGAGAGATTCTTTAAACGAACATCAAATGAGTTATCATCACCCCTCATAGAGAGTGAAAGATCAAAACAGAGTCGGGTAGAAATTGATTTGGCTAATCTTCCTTCTGATCCTGGAGAAAGAACTAAAATTTCAGATTATCATCCCAATCTTAGGGATCAAATTAGAAGAGAGTATCTACTAAGAGGTCCTTGTCAGCCTAGAAATCATCAGTTTGTCCAAACACAGGGCGGAGAAGGGAAACGAAGGTTTGTCTCTGATTGGTTAATGACTTCCCTAATTGGTTAGAATATAGAGTAGCCAAAGATGCTGCATTTTGTTTGTGCTGCTATCTGTTCAAATCAAATGTTGGTGAGCAAGGAGGAGGTGATTGTTTTACTGGTATTGGTTTTcaaaattggaagaaaaaagaaagattgcATGATCAAAACCTGCCCCCAGTGATATATATTCCTGCGTCCGCCACTGCTCAGCggtatctaaaaaaaaaaaacaacaaactcTGGGCACCGGGGGACTTGTTTGGACACCCAATCCGTCCGGGACTGGTTTGGAACACCTTCATTGGCCATCACAACATCTGCAGGGCTCTTGCCTTCACCGGTACCCCTGCCATCATCGGGTACCTGCTGGCCTCCTTCACCCACTACTCTCCGGGAATCAGACACGTCCggggtttcaaaaaaaaaaaaagagaacttCTCTCGGCACCCAAGAATCTCGGATCATCACCGGTACCTTCATCAGCAGCTCATCCCGATAGCAGCTTCGTTTTTCGATGTCGACTTTGCTCCCCGGCAACACTTTCAGCTCCCGGCAACGGCAACTCACATCCCACCTGAGCCTCCGGTAACACCACAACCATCATCCTGGTCGCTCCCACTTACAGGATCACCGGACCCGCTCGCACCCCTCTGGGTCACCAGGAGTTTTCCCTTTCCTACTCACCCTCTTGGTCGAAGCCTCCGGTATTATCAATATCTTCTCCCGGCACTCAGAGCTTCACCTCCCGGTATCTCATCGGCATTCTCTACCGTCCTCAGCCCACTATACCTCTCAGCGGTGAGATCGTAACCCCATGCATATTACAACCACCAAGAGTCCCAGAGCAGTTTCGAACACGACCCCGATCAAGAAGCCATCTTTCTGGCACTTTGGGTACTTACACACTTCCGGGACTTTTCTGACTTCTTCCCCACCGGgatcctcatcatcatcttggTCACAGTTACGGGTTGTGGAGTTCATGGCCCCGGCGGATATGGTTGCCTCAGTTGCCTGCCTAACCCGGTGAACAACGCCTCCATGCAAAGCTAAGTTGTCGTATACACACTTTCAATTATTATCTCAAGCAACCCATGCTTTCATTCTATGCATGGTCTATTCAATTAAGGCCACGTATCAAGCAGTTATGTCCATGCAAACCTGCATGGTTCTTTATAGCATGATATACTTACACATGCCCTGCAACTTTGTTCAATAACACATGCAAGATATATTCAGTTGACACCTAGCTTGTTCTATTCCTGTATTGACACATAAGCCTCCTATACATACTGTGCCTATGTGATAAGACTAAGGCACTCAGCCTTAATTGAATAGCATACTTGGAATGTCACCATGCCtatgctatatatatatgcgtGCCAACGTCCAGGCTCTATCAGAAATGGATACCCACCATGCCTTTGCAAAATCATAATTGATTAATTGTTGTTCTACTATGTCTCTTGAACCCATGTGCCCATTGACACAAGTACTCTCTACTACACATAACACATCAATTAGTTTCTCTCGGTAACCATTATGTGCATGCACCTGTGCACGTTGCAAATAGCTACACATACTTCCTGGGCATTATAATCTACAATATCATGAGATTAACATGTGTTTAGCTTCTTGCTTGCCCTAAATTATCATATTCACCTGCTTCGCTTATTCACGCAACCTTGACTCCATAATACACGTAGACCATATGTCAAGTTACTACCTTTTAAGCTTGCTGCCATGATAAAAAGTTCTACAAACACTTCACCCATGCCATGTACGAGTAATGACAGTGCCCCTTCCGGGAGGCATGATCACTTATGCTCTGCCTCCATGTAAAACAATTTTACATAGATATTAATCTCTCATACCATATCAAGGTATACAAACAAAATATATGTGATTTATCAATTAAATCATATAAATTGCTAATCACTTCTTCTGTCTTGCTTTTGGAGGAAACAAATTACTCTAAACCGGGCATCTTCTTGTGCGTACAAGGTCAAGCAAGCTATCGATGATCATTTGTCGATTATATGGAGCGACATGTTTGGACAAACTCCAACATCATTTGGTTTTTTCAACAATTACAATATTTATGCAACTTCTTCACGGCTCCAGATAAGTCATCGTTCACGCTCCTTCAATTAGAGCTAATGCTATACTTTACATGCTTCAATAGTGATtactataatctaagcatgtCTTTAAGGTGCGATAATTTTTGGTAGCACATCCATTTATACCTACGTGTcatactttaatttaattgccTGTCAATTAAAAAATTGCTACATGTATACATATGACACTAAATAAGTGTAACGTGCGGCACTTAAAATCCCCGCCCCGAGcgaggtaccccaacggggtcACGAGGCACAagccatcattctacccggggccatgccaccgggtaccggggccacgccaccggttACCCCAACGGTTACATCATTCTACCAGGGGCCATgccaccgggtaccggaggccaaaGCCACCggataccccaacggggttacaaggctcaatctctgattctacccggggccatgccaccgggtaaaggaggcctacaggccctcattcaaccccattgggttaaggagacTCAAGTCCTCACGTGACCCCACCGGGCCACGCTGtacaagccctcactctaccctatcgggtactagaggcatcaagccctcactctaccctatcgggtacgagaggcatcaagccctcaccctaccctatcgggtacaagaggcatcaagccctcactctaccccatcgggtactagaggcatcaagccctcatgctaccccatcgggtaccagagacatcaagccctcatgctaccccatcgggtaccggaggcaccaagccctcatctacccttccgggtaccggaggccaaaGCCACCATGTACCTCAACGGGGTTacgaggctcaagtcctcaatctacccttccgggtatcagaggcccaagtcctcattctacccttccgggtatcagaggcccaggtcctcattctacccttccgggtatcagaggctcaagtcctcaatctacccttccgggtatcagaggcccaagtcctcactctaccattccgggtatcagaggctcaagtcctcaatctacccttccgggtatcagaggcccaagtcctcattctacccttacgggtatcagaggctcaagtcctcaatctacccttccgggtatcagaggcccaagtcctcactctaccattccgggtatcagaggctcaagtcctcaatctaccattccgggtatcagaggcccaagtcctcattctacccttccgggtatcagacgcccaagtcctcattctacccttccgggtatcagaggctcaagtcctcaatctacccttccgggtatcagagacccaatacccggcccaagtcctcattctacccttccgggtatcaaaggctcaagtcctcaatctacccttccgggtatcagagacccaaatcctcattctaccccatcgggaaccataggctcaagccctcacctcccgagcattctctatacttgggggacttattcataccacttatcacaagtggaggtagtacccgaccgggactatcattgagcttcacgctcatactttcgtgttatggtctattaatggaaatattgaaatttttcacctattgttgatcgcaacaattaaatttcttttacatcccattaataagaccataggacaaaactcacacccgctcaacatgagcgagctcatctcttacgttcccgttacacatgagccaaacaatcaggttatggcttatacgttcgggttaagtaagttagagttccttcctctaacctatacttgggggactatcatggtcacgccatagtctcgctagtattgtcaatggttacttcgatatcggagcttcattcttagccttaccggcttcgtctaccgtagcctaaatccaaattcctgttttactacgtgacttgggggactcggcgagtaacaacactcccgatcctaacacatatgtatcacgtgcatacaacattacatatcattatgtgtcatcgtgttcatcacacatctatgcatcatatgcacttcgttaTACTATCATAACATATACGttttcgacttatacgtcgtatgtcaaacattacataatatgtgcatacacacatggtgtaacatgcatctcacataaacattcatgcacctcgatgcatttgactcgaATGTCACTTCGATTGCCCTAGTGCAATCAATATGCTTTTTTTGCActctcatcttatttgcaggtactagcttgatgagggccccgggacaccaacatacccgtagagtcccttcttacttacggagttgggggactagtatgggtacggtgttcaacaaggtcatcactcatacttggcggcatcacatttaaactccccaaccaagaagcgcctcttactcggggacttgggggacttgtacataccatctatattacataccgccaagcataatcaacgacctcataggtgggccccacgacatgtCTAGCCCctcctatggcatgcatccggtaggccgacacccgagctacgttgtcatggtggaggtcggtcggtacctcgtagggaggccaccctcccatgctctccaagaggcttcaagagaagcaatatatgtattatagtcccacatcgaggatatgtaaatagagtgggacttcccttagctataaagggaagtcctcccattcttagaagggatggatccatgatccctatacttgtattactacaaaggtcacttggcctcactcatagtaaactatctaagtggacgtagccttgcctcaagagcaaggtgaaccactatacatgcttgtgtccctctctctctctccgcatcatgcttcttagttaccgtattctcacacagaaacaggAAGATACTGATTTTAAGGAGATCTGGAccaagtgcagtagcaataATGCAGTTGCAGATTTTTATGTGAATGATACCACAATCTGCGTCAGTATGTGATGGCATATTCTgactttagatgaatatattggCACAATGGCACCCGACCTTagattttgggtttgattcaaaaaaaaaatgtgaaagttTTTCTCATGTTATTTTTTCTGGTGTTTCTTTGTTAGAATGAAAGTACTTGCCCATTGTTTATATTGAACTAAAAAGGGagtgcatgcatttatttttcttttattattattatgccAAAACCTAAGAGTAACCATTTGTGATACACATACTTAATTGGCATTGTTTAATTTGATAGATCTCATTATATATATGAAGCAATGGGCATTGTTTAATTTGTGATACACATACTCTTTATATATATGAAGCAAGCAAATATGTAATTCGATGCAtattggccaaaaaaaaatatgtacttCAATGCCAGAGTCAATGAAGGTTCATAAAATGTAGTAGGGTATCAAATGGAAACAACCCCCGTACGTACTGCTGTTTCAGGTGATTGACTACTTCAAAATAATAGGTAGGGTTCGTTGCAAATCGATTTGATGTAGCAAATGATTGACTACTTCAAAATAATAGGTTGGGTTCGTGGTTAATTTAATAGTTTTCAAGATGCAAAGTGATCGCTGGCTTCAATCCATGGAGCCTTCTCATACATAAGACCTCTTGACCATCACATTGCTTCTAGA encodes the following:
- the LOC133735364 gene encoding uncharacterized protein LOC133735364 codes for the protein MGEVTKSDIEALAAAFTAAINTMNNRMDQQIGEIRGLLGERNNHNNNGQNRDREGGQRIRAPRREVVVHTSESESEEEVGQYEPQGQADQDYKVKAEIPFFSGNLGVEDYLDWQLQVDRFFEIMEVPEHKQVKHVAWRLKSTAAVWWDKLQNTRKKQRKQGVKTWRRMKQLMMERFLSDDYEQILYRLYIECVQGTRTVADYTAEFLRYSEPNELGETEGQKVARYVSGLKPSIQDKIGLQTVHTMAQASNLALKTKLLEKPSRASSFQRYNYQRSTALANASTDKGKTTLQKTEGAFRTSNPSFKGAGSSSGAQNRAPNQRLNNPYARPTTEICYRCNKPGHRSNVCPERRTALIDDYDEEEEEVGRDGDYDGAEFAEEESPEKVNIVLQRVLLCPKEEGQRRNIFRSLCSINNKVCNLIVDNGSCENFVAKKLVEYLQLPTQPHDAPYSLGWVKKGPQVRVVESCKVPVSIGKHYKDEVMCDIIDMDACHILFGRPWQYDVDVTYKGRDNVMFFMWKNHKIAMAPVCQIEKFGGKKGESFLTLSSSEFEMEEAFKESEIFCPVMIKGLLAAEKEEVVIPNEVQNMLGEFEELIADELPNELPPMRDIQHQIDLVPGASLPNLPHYRMSPKENEILREQIEDLLKKGFIRESMSPCAVPVLLVPKKGNQWRMCVDSRAINKIIVKYRFPIPRLEDMLDELEGSKVFTKIDLRSGYHQIRIKPGDEWKTAFKSKDGLYEWMVMPFGLTNAPSTFMRLMNQVLRSFIGSFVVVYFDDILIYSRTKEEHLVHLKQVLGALQENKLYINLKKCTFCTSKLLFLGFVVGEEGIQVDEEKVRAIREWPAPKTASEVRSFHGLATFYRRFVKNFSTITAPITECLKKGKFQWGEEQEKSFALIKEKLCTAPVLALPNFDKVFEVECDASGMGVGAVLSQEKKPVAFFSEKLSEARQKWSTYDQEFYAVFRALRQWEHYLIQREFVLFTDHQALKYLNSQKTVNKMHARCFE